One Coccinella septempunctata chromosome 1, icCocSept1.1, whole genome shotgun sequence DNA window includes the following coding sequences:
- the LOC123310257 gene encoding ATP-dependent RNA helicase p62-like isoform X1, translating into MALCSMWVKRGPSRIFSAVLNLSYKQNGSSSFKSNGFSSQKSGGYDGGKFQRNGYGRKNDFGGQRNGYGNNSWKNSNSGGWKDQNGLQTINWDTKNLMPFEKNFYEPHPAVKKRSPYEVEQYRQSKEITIDGDAPSPIQNFDEANFPDYVMEQIKAQGYTNPTAIQAQGWPLALSGKNMVGIAQTGSGKTLAYILPAIVHINNQQQLSRGDGPIALVLAPTRELAQQIQQVANEFGHSTYVRNTCIFGGAPKGPQARDLERGVEIVIATPGRLIDFLEKGTTNLQRCTYLVLDEADRMLDMGFEPQIRKILGQIRPDRQTLMWSATWPKEVKKLAQDFLNDYVQINIGSLQLSANHNILQIVDVCQENEKEFKLNNLLQEIGDSVDKDAKVIIFVETKRKVEDITRTIRKFGWPAVCMHGDKSQQERDYVLRQFRNGKSSILVATDVAARGLDVDGIKFVINYDYPNSSEDYIHRIGRTGRSDTTGTSYAFFTSNNSKQAKDLVSVLKEANQIVNPKLEEMAKRFGGYSGGNGRWGGGFRGSYRGRENQPKRMKW; encoded by the exons ATGGCGCTATGCAGCATGTGGGTCAAAAGAGGACCCAGCCGTATCTTTTCTGCTGTGCTTAATTT GTCTTATAAACAGAACGGTAGTAGTTCTTTCAAATCCAATGGCTTCAGTAGTCAGAAGAGTGGTGGATATGATGGTGGCAAATTCCAGAGAAATGGTTATGGTAGAAAAAATGATTTTGGAGGTCAAAGGAATGGATACGGAAATAATAGTTGGAAGAACAGCAACAGTGGTGGATGGAAGGATCAGAATGGCTTGCAAACCATCAACTGGGACACTAAAAATTTGATGCcttttgagaaaaatttttaTGAGCCCCATCCGGCAGTGAAGAAAAGATCACCCTATGAAGTAGAACAGTATCGTCAATCTAAGGAAATAACAATTGATGGGGATGCCCCAAGTCCAATCCAGAACTTTGATGAAGCCAATTTTCCGGATTATGTCATGGAACAAATAAAGGCACAAGGTTATACAAATCCTACTGCTATACAGGCTCAAGGATGGCCTTTAGCATTAAGTGGTAAAAATATGGTGGGAATTGCTCAAACTGGTTCTGGGAAAACATTGGCCTATATTTTACCAGCTATTGTTCATATTAATAACCAACAACAACTCTCTAGAGGTGATGGTCCAATAGCTCTAGTTCTTGCTCCTACCAGGGAGTTGGCGCAGCAAATTCAACAAGTTGCAAACGAGTTCGGCCATTCCACTTATGTACGCAACACATGTATATTTGGGGGAGCTCCTAAAGGGCCCCAAGCGCGCGACTTGGAACGTGGTGTTGAAATTGTTATCGCTACCCCAGGAAGGCTGATCGACTTTTTAGAGAAAGGGACCACAAATCTGCAGAGATGTACTTACCTTGTTTTGGATGAAGCTGATCGTATGCTTGATATGGGCTTCGAACCTCAGATTCGAAAAATCCTTGGTCAGATCAGGCCGGACAGACAAACTTTGATGTGGTCTGCAACTTGGCCAAAGGAAGTGAAAAAACTTGCACAAGATTTCTTAAATGATTACGTACAAATCAACATAGGCTCTCTTCAACTTTCCGCAAATCACAACATACTTCAGATAGTAGACGTTTGTCAAGAGAATGAGAAGGAATTTAA ATTGAACAATCTTCTTCAAGAAATAGGAGACAGTGTAGATAAAGATGCAAAAGTGATAATATTTGTAGAAACCAAACGAAAAGTAGAAGATATTACTAGAACAATTAGGAAATTTGGATGGCCCGCTGTTTGTATGCATGGTGACAAGAGCCAACAGGAGAGAGATTATGTATTGAGACAATTCCGAAATGGAAAATCATCAATTTTAGTAGCTACAGATGTTGCAGCAAGAGGTTTAG ATGTTGATGGCATCAAATTTGTGATCAATTATGATTATCCCAACTCGTCAGAGGATTACATCCATAGAATTGGTAGGACAGGACGTTCAGACACCACAGGAACTTCTTATGCCTTCTTCACATCGAATAACTCAAAGCAGGCGAAAGATCTTGTTTCAGTGTTAAAGGAAGCCAATCAG ATTGTTAACCCCAAATTGGAAGAGATGGCTAAAAGATTTGGAGGATACAGTGGTGGAAATGGAAGATGGGGGGGTGGATTCAGAGGATCATACAGAGGCAGGGAAAACCAACCCAAAAGaatgaaatggtaa
- the LOC123310257 gene encoding ATP-dependent RNA helicase p62-like isoform X2 has product MSYKQNGSSSFKSNGFSSQKSGGYDGGKFQRNGYGRKNDFGGQRNGYGNNSWKNSNSGGWKDQNGLQTINWDTKNLMPFEKNFYEPHPAVKKRSPYEVEQYRQSKEITIDGDAPSPIQNFDEANFPDYVMEQIKAQGYTNPTAIQAQGWPLALSGKNMVGIAQTGSGKTLAYILPAIVHINNQQQLSRGDGPIALVLAPTRELAQQIQQVANEFGHSTYVRNTCIFGGAPKGPQARDLERGVEIVIATPGRLIDFLEKGTTNLQRCTYLVLDEADRMLDMGFEPQIRKILGQIRPDRQTLMWSATWPKEVKKLAQDFLNDYVQINIGSLQLSANHNILQIVDVCQENEKEFKLNNLLQEIGDSVDKDAKVIIFVETKRKVEDITRTIRKFGWPAVCMHGDKSQQERDYVLRQFRNGKSSILVATDVAARGLDVDGIKFVINYDYPNSSEDYIHRIGRTGRSDTTGTSYAFFTSNNSKQAKDLVSVLKEANQIVNPKLEEMAKRFGGYSGGNGRWGGGFRGSYRGRENQPKRMKW; this is encoded by the exons AT GTCTTATAAACAGAACGGTAGTAGTTCTTTCAAATCCAATGGCTTCAGTAGTCAGAAGAGTGGTGGATATGATGGTGGCAAATTCCAGAGAAATGGTTATGGTAGAAAAAATGATTTTGGAGGTCAAAGGAATGGATACGGAAATAATAGTTGGAAGAACAGCAACAGTGGTGGATGGAAGGATCAGAATGGCTTGCAAACCATCAACTGGGACACTAAAAATTTGATGCcttttgagaaaaatttttaTGAGCCCCATCCGGCAGTGAAGAAAAGATCACCCTATGAAGTAGAACAGTATCGTCAATCTAAGGAAATAACAATTGATGGGGATGCCCCAAGTCCAATCCAGAACTTTGATGAAGCCAATTTTCCGGATTATGTCATGGAACAAATAAAGGCACAAGGTTATACAAATCCTACTGCTATACAGGCTCAAGGATGGCCTTTAGCATTAAGTGGTAAAAATATGGTGGGAATTGCTCAAACTGGTTCTGGGAAAACATTGGCCTATATTTTACCAGCTATTGTTCATATTAATAACCAACAACAACTCTCTAGAGGTGATGGTCCAATAGCTCTAGTTCTTGCTCCTACCAGGGAGTTGGCGCAGCAAATTCAACAAGTTGCAAACGAGTTCGGCCATTCCACTTATGTACGCAACACATGTATATTTGGGGGAGCTCCTAAAGGGCCCCAAGCGCGCGACTTGGAACGTGGTGTTGAAATTGTTATCGCTACCCCAGGAAGGCTGATCGACTTTTTAGAGAAAGGGACCACAAATCTGCAGAGATGTACTTACCTTGTTTTGGATGAAGCTGATCGTATGCTTGATATGGGCTTCGAACCTCAGATTCGAAAAATCCTTGGTCAGATCAGGCCGGACAGACAAACTTTGATGTGGTCTGCAACTTGGCCAAAGGAAGTGAAAAAACTTGCACAAGATTTCTTAAATGATTACGTACAAATCAACATAGGCTCTCTTCAACTTTCCGCAAATCACAACATACTTCAGATAGTAGACGTTTGTCAAGAGAATGAGAAGGAATTTAA ATTGAACAATCTTCTTCAAGAAATAGGAGACAGTGTAGATAAAGATGCAAAAGTGATAATATTTGTAGAAACCAAACGAAAAGTAGAAGATATTACTAGAACAATTAGGAAATTTGGATGGCCCGCTGTTTGTATGCATGGTGACAAGAGCCAACAGGAGAGAGATTATGTATTGAGACAATTCCGAAATGGAAAATCATCAATTTTAGTAGCTACAGATGTTGCAGCAAGAGGTTTAG ATGTTGATGGCATCAAATTTGTGATCAATTATGATTATCCCAACTCGTCAGAGGATTACATCCATAGAATTGGTAGGACAGGACGTTCAGACACCACAGGAACTTCTTATGCCTTCTTCACATCGAATAACTCAAAGCAGGCGAAAGATCTTGTTTCAGTGTTAAAGGAAGCCAATCAG ATTGTTAACCCCAAATTGGAAGAGATGGCTAAAAGATTTGGAGGATACAGTGGTGGAAATGGAAGATGGGGGGGTGGATTCAGAGGATCATACAGAGGCAGGGAAAACCAACCCAAAAGaatgaaatggtaa
- the LOC123315056 gene encoding uncharacterized protein LOC123315056: MAAKSCIVCGDTEFEVKKLFCFPSNPGRCESWMKILGFKNTQFKKHHRICDKHFSNEAYMDLRLLKLKRDAIPIAWVIPSFPVLAKEGDTMPSVIEDVFPVESSSSTLSSSVLAKEGNTIPSSNEKEFASRTSTIPSSDAQDPTPSASSSACPSTPHGRSRAKIFRNIDNFTLSNSTPRKMKLVDLIRKKEDQLRKVKALCKKRNHTINSITNLSDEGVVRNLFKDMPSVTANFMLSQIRNFKAKSANARRWTLDDKIIALSLFKRSPRCYNLLRKFAALPSKNTILKLLKMVPFKVGINESIFNQLNENLPKDIHQRCCALLFDEMDIKEGVQYDMGEDKILGFEDFGDTNFSKRLATKALVFMLVGLGKNWKQPVAYYFSHRGCNAAELKKCLLEVLSAAKHVAKVDVAVTVCDMGTSNVRCIKELGATKETPFFFFENSKVHCMFDPPHLLKCTYSLFRKHNVSLPVTIGETILNKVAKFQDVIAAYEIDNRNTIVFRTLWKIKATYLKPILQYAMKVNIAAKVMSHTVAAYIFSLISAGQMNPEAIGTASFIKEVDTLFDSMNGKSDDGPFGKELKGPLSVRSPHIQYWEEESQRIKKWSFIRYTKTGTLKQSMPPSQTGWLQSIKAVQGLWEYLRELGFKSLKTRTLNQDPLENLFGQIRYGCGCNDNPTVQQFIGSLKTQLLNGLVSQSFRGRNCEKDDNELVCNLKSFLNIPPQSLERETVEEASLTNEAPQISVEVLSAEIAGEVSSGSPKILSVAYVAGAILKVVKKHICCSLCDSMLTASDLEPQNLFIMNKEWSDQRSVLLYPSESYTVSIGCGITVLEEFLDESPSHPKVKVTALAVLSTMNFDHLACSEHKSHIRDITTAALCRIGIPWWCRRKCEEVKTEAKTRSMNKKLKKILHQ, encoded by the exons ATGGCTGCAAAAAGTTGTATAGTCTGTGGAGACACCGAGTTCGAagtgaagaaattattttgttttccatcAAATCCAGGAAG atgtgaatCGTGGATGAAAATTCTAGGTTTCAAAAACACCCAATTTAAAAAACACCATCGAATTTGTGATAAGCATTTCAGCAACGAAGCTTACATGGACTTGAGGTTATTAAAACTGAAGAGAGATGCTATTCCTATAGCATGGGTAATTCCTTCATTTCCAG TTCTAGCAAAAGAGGGAGACACTATGCCTTCTGTAATTGAAGACGTATTTCCAGTTGAATCTAGttcttcaacattatcttcATCAG TTCTAGCTAAAGAGGGAAACACTATACCTTCTTCGAATGAAAAGGAATTTGCATCTAGGACTTCAACAATTCCTTCATCAG ATGCACAAGATCCTACCCCTAGCGCATCTTCATCAGCATGCCCAAGTACACCACATGGGAGGTCTAGGGCGAAGATATTCCgtaatattgataattttacCTTATCAAATTCTACCCCTAGAAAGATGAAGTTGGTTGATCTTATTCGGAAAAAGGAAGACCAACTACGCAAAGTTAAAGCTCTGTGTAAAAAGAGAAACCACACCATCAATAGTATCACGAACCTATCTGATGAGGGAGTGGTAAGGAACCTTTTTAAGGACATGCCGTCAGTGACGGCTAATTTTATGCTATCCcaaatcaggaattttaaaGCAAAGAGTGCCAATGCACGAAGATGGACCCTTGATGACAAAATCATTGCTCTTTCCCTTTTCAAGAGGAGTCCCCGGTGCTATAACCTCCTCAGAAAATTTGCGGCCCTACCAagcaaaaacacaatattaaagTTGTTGAAAATGGTTCCGTTCAAAGTTGGAATCAACGAAAGCATTTTCAATCAACTGAATGAGAATCTCCCCAAGGACATACATCAGAGATGCTGTGCccttttatttgatgaaatggACATCAAAGAAGGTGTCCAGTATGATATGGGGGAAGACAAAATCCTTGGTTTTGAGGATTTTGGAGATACTAATTTCAGTAAAAGGCTTGCCACAAAAGCGTTAGTGTTCATGCTGGTAGGGTTGGGTAAAAATTGGAAGCAGCCAGTGGCCTACTATTTCAGCCATAGGGGTTGTAATGCTGCAGAGTTGAAAAAATGTCTATTAGAAGTTCTCTCTGCAGCAAAACATGTTGCCAAAGTGGACGTTGCTGTTACAGTCTGTGATATGGGTACAAGTAATGTGAGGTGCATCAAAGAACTTGGTGCTACTAAAGAAAcacctttctttttttttgaaaactcaAAAGTTCATTGCATGTTTGATCCACCTCACTTATTGAAATGTACCTATTCTCTATTTCGTAAGCACAATGTTAGTCTTCCTGTAACCATTGGCGAAACCATCTTGAATAAAGTTGCCAAATTTCAGGATGTCATTGCAGCTTACGAAATAGATAATAGAAATACAATCGTTTTCAGGactttatggaaaataaaagccACATACCTGAAACCCATATTGCAGTATGCAATGAAGGTGAATATAGCTGCCAAAGTAATGAGCCACACAGTTGCagcatacatattttccttGATTAGTGCAg ggcAAATGAACCCCGAGGCCATTGGGACTGCTTCCTTCATAAAAGAGGTGGACACACTGTTTGACAGTATGAATGGCAAGTCAGATGATGGTCCCTTTGGGAAAGAGCTGAAGGGTCCATTGAGTGTCCGCTCACCCCACATCCAATATTGGGAGGAGGAATCACAAAGGATTAAAAAGTGGAGCTTCATTCGATACACCAAAACTGGCACCCTGAAACAATCCATGCCACCTTCCCAAACAGGTTGGCTCCAATCGATCAAAGCTGTTCAAGGGCTCTGGGAGTATTTGAGGGAATTGGGTTTCAAATCCCTCAAAACAAGAACTCTCAATCAAGATCCATTGGAGAACCTGTTTGGACAAATTAGGTATGGTTGTGGATGCAATGACAATCCTACAGTTCAGCAATTCATTGGAAGTTTGAAAACTCAACTTCTAAATGGATTGGTAAGCCAAAGCTTTCGTGGGAGAAATTGTGAGAAGGACGACAATGAACTTGTCTGTAATTTGAAGTCATTCCTCAATATTCCCCCTCAAAGTTTGGAAAGGGAAACTGTAGAAGAGGCTTCTCTGACTAATGAAGCACCGCAAATATCAGTAGAGGTATTGTCTGCTGAAATTGCGGGAGAAGTTTCTTCTGGAAGCCCCAAGATCCTGTCTGTGGCATATGTGGCTGGAGCCATTCTTAAGGTGGTGAAAAAACACATATGCTGTTCCTTATGTGATTCTATGCTCACAGCTTCAGATTTAGAGCcacaaaatttatttataatgAATAAAGAGTGGTCTGATCAAAGATCGGTATTACTGTACCCAAGTGAAAGCTACACTGTTTCTATAGGTTGCGGAATAACAgtgttggaggaatttttggatgAATCCCCTTCCCATCCTAAAGTAAAAGTGACTGCACTTGCGGTACTGTCTACCATGAACTTTGATCATCTTGCATGTTCTGAACATAAAAGTCACATAAGGGACATAACGACAGCTGCTCTCTGTAGGATTGGCATTCCATGGTGGTGCAGAAGGAAGTGTGAAGAGGTGAAAACGGAAGCTAAAACAAGAagcatgaacaaaaaattaaaaaagatattgCATCAGTAA
- the LOC123311189 gene encoding uncharacterized protein LOC123311189: protein MDSGLGSDEDRRGRTKEQKQLRNQQLLSGCFIDAASLSDDADVDQRRNDERRQGALIFQSSIPQFSMLQMSGSEVDNNFSNVDNSIAGTFVETTTPFNSIVQLDSDDSARKSPLGFYVDLSEVPDIPKSVPSGAKKNIFSMVIDFEAPKKEKPLSLPSHVLHRKNKCLKQNGKINESLSGSGSSLNSVPGPSRDRQGLDAEKDNYSYIEKCTSSLSSSNEEIVLENNDKSCDMLEKDIEEPKEEFEQEVETSSPPRNINSLPEDQEIEKEENQNHVKSLPQFVKLSDLECQKTKLDLNLTPRMSRSIPESSWVESPLFMSRSAGCRSHPHPMEPENEEMYDSFSTTETCSTQPRKSVRRLGTDLLRMFLEEIGPDVTIEVENHKIKAHKCILASRCQYFAAMLSGNWLEASGNIISLQGFSYEAVYFSLCHIYSGAAHVPDSISVIELASLADMLGLEGLKEVVEHALRQRYCHNFHKPCPGCCTGVTEVLMLSAAYGLDDLYQKCLEWITQNFVKIWPSRGFSSLPRELREKCYQQHVVHMTPDRVLETKTACEKILASLPSSRWAEPIQQLVQQLVDACHLYHRQHYAAVLVSPSFIALDSGPSWCILQIEDQMVSAATNLGVEQACKSYSRCCKMLEQSWSRNFEDLLNKIKSTLEQCLVAQADRLIRSNAWLRLDSSLRARIKDISPSSEPPRRIPRANPKKAKMTSSQNNHSSSDSSRNSSPGMNQSRVLNSSGSPSLRRSLLLAAKAPQVPPSPTINRKSTLTQPTAASAAKSTPSKITKIQPKINPSKLNIPSKISLQNREKTTTVKKPEIKSAFVKRENKKIDNQSHSPLKFDSRSSSPRKINSQLSSPVKTAWRSSSPLKTESQLSSPKKQHVNDRTTNNNASKKFDIKKQQTRPTVVRKNPPDSKILPRTNLITQQRMMKHAVNLQKSQTPTMRINRTQGKSHQPTNIAHNTVSSKKVRSSSDSLLLKQKTPSPNASISPDSDDKRYSPDGVISPDDRRIHSNASKLTSESTDIEENNAKNGESDTGSRSNSENELFVRKYTAMQRSDTFLKEEPTIIGKLK, encoded by the exons ATGGATTCGGGACTTGGGAGTGATGAAGATCGTAGAGGTAGGACTAAGGAACAGAAACAGCTCAGAAACCAACAGCTACTAAGCGGTTGCTTCATAGATGCAGCTAGTCTTTCTGATGATGCTGATGTTGATCAGAGAAGGAATGATGAACGAAGACAAGGTGCACTTATATTTCAATCTTCTATTCCCCAATTTTCCATGCTCCAAATGTCTGGTTCAGAAGTAGACAACAATTTTTCCAATGTAGATAATAGTATAGCTGGTACTTTTGTAGAGACAACAACCCCTTTCAATTCAATTGTTCAGTTGGACTCTGATGATTCTGCTAGGAAATCCCCTTTGGGGTTTTATGTGGATTTGAGTGAAGTGCCAGATATTCCTAAAAGTGTCCCATCAGGtgcaaagaaaaatattttctctatGGTAATTGATTTTGAAGCACCCAAAAAAGAAAAACCTCTATCTCTGCCATCGCATGTGTTACACAGAAAAAATAAGTGTTTGAagcaaaatggaaaaattaatgaaagccTATCAGGCAGTGGAAGCTCTTTGAATTCTGTACCGGGTCCTAGTAGGGATCGTCAAGGGCTTGATGCAGAAAAGGATAACTattcatatattgaaaaatgtacTTCCAGTTTATCTAGTAGTAATGAAGAAATAGTTTTAGAAAATAATGATAAAAGTTGTGATATGTTAGAGAAAGATATAGAAGAACCGAAAGAAGAATTTGAACAAGAAGTTGAAACAAGTTCACCACCTCGTAACATCAATTCATTGCCAGAGGACCAGGAAATTGAGAAAGAAGAAAACCAAAATCATGTGAAG AGTTTGCCACAGTTTGTGAAACTGTCCGATTTAGAATGTCAGAAAACCAAACTTGATCTTAACTTGACTCCAAGAATGAGCAGGTCTATACCAGAGAGCTCCTGGGTCGAGAGTCCGCTCTTCATGTCTAGATCTGCTGGCTGTAGGAGCCATCCGCATCCTATGGAACCAGAAAACGAAGAAATGTACGATTCTTTTTCGACAACCGAAACTTGTTCGACCCAACCCCGAAAATCTGTCCGAAGACTCGGTACGGACTTATTGAGGATGTTTCTGGAAGAAATTGGACCTGATGTAACCATCGAGGTTGAAAACCATAAGATAAAGGCACATAAATGCATTTTAGCTTCTAGATGTCAGTATTTCGCTGCAATGTTGAGTGGGAACTGGTTGGAAGCATCCGGAAATATAATTTCTTTACAA ggTTTCTCTTACGAAGCGGTATATTTTTCCCTATGCCATATTTACAGTGGTGCGGCTCACGTTCCAGATTCTATAAGTGTCATAGAATTAGCTTCTTTAGCCGATATGTTGGGTCTGGAAGGTCTCAAAGAAGTTGTCGAACATGCGTTAAGGCAACGGTATTGTCATAACTTTCACAAACCATGCCCCGGCTGTTGTACAGGAGTGACGGAAGTGCTAATGTTATCAGCAGCGTACGGGTTGGACGATTTATATCAGAAATGCTTAGAGTGGATCACACAAAACTTCGTGAAAATATGGCCTAGTAGAGGATTTTCCAGTTTACCACGAGAACTGAGGGAAAAGTGCTACCAACAGCACGTCGTACACATGACGCCAGATCGTGTTTTGGAAACCAAAACGGCCTGCGAGAAAATCTTAGCTTCTTTACCATCTAGTAGGTGGGCGGAACCTATACAACAGCTGGTACAACAATTAGTCGATGCTTGTCATTTGTATCACCGGCAACATTATGCGGCCGTCCTTGTATCTCCATCTTTCATAG CTCTGGATTCTGGACCAAGTTGGTGCATTCTACAAATTGAAGATCAAATGGTGTCTGCTGCAACTAACTTGGGAGTTGAACAGGCTTGTAAAAGTTATTCGAGATGCTGTAAAATGTTGGAGCAGTCGTGGTCGAGGAATTTCGAAgatttattgaataaaattaagTCAACCCTAGAACAGTGTCTTGTTGCACAGGCAGATAGACTGATAAGGAGCAACGCTTGGTTAAGACTTGACTCGTCTCTGAG agCAAGAATAAAGGATATTTCTCCCTCTAGCGAGCCGCCCAGAAGAATTCCAAGGGCAAATCCGAAAAAGGCGAAGATGACTTCTTCGCAAAACAATCACAGTTCATCCGATTCGTCACGCAACTCTAGCCCTGGCATGAATCAGAGTCGTGTTCTTAATTCGAGCGGAAGTCCCTCACTTCGTAGAAGCCTTCTTTTAGCAGCCAAGGCGCCCCAAGTCCCTCCCAGTCCGACAATAAATCGTAAGAGTACTTTGACACAGCCAACAGCGGCAAGCGCTGCTAAATCGACACCGTCCAAGATTACAAAAATTCAACCTAAAATCAACCCATCTAAACTCAATATCCCATCCAAAATTTCTCTTCAGAATAGGGAGAAAACTACGACTGTTAAAAAACCCGAAATTAAGTCCGCGTTCGTTAAGAGAGAAAATAAAAAGATCGATAACCAATCACATTCCCCTTTAAAGTTTGACAGTAGATCGAGCTCCCCTAGAAAAATCAATAGTCAACTGAGTTCTCCGGTTAAGACGGCCTGGAGGTCCTCCTCTCCCCTAAAAACAGAAAGTCAACTTAGCTCGCCCAAAAAACAACACGTCAATGATCGAACAACCAACAATAACGCGTCGAAAAAATTCGATATCAAGAAACAACAGACAAGGCCAACTGTCGTGCGAAAAAATCCCCCCGATTCTAAAATTCTACCGAGAACAAATTTAATAACGCAACAGAGGATGATGAAACACGCGGTCAATTTGCAAAAATCCCAAACCCCCACTATGAGAATCAATCGAACGCAGGGTAAATCTCACCAACCGACAAATATCGCCCATAATACTGTTTCATCGAAGAAAGTTAGATCATCAAGCGACAGCCTTCTGCTCAAACAGAAAACGCCAAGTCCTAACGCGTCGATTTCTCCCGATAGTGATGACAAACGATATAGTCCAGACGGCGTAATATCTCCCGACGACAGACGAATCCATTCGAACGCTTCAAAATTAACTTCTGAATCCACAGATATCGAAGAAAATAACGCGAAAAATGGGGAGAGTGATACGGGGAGTCGATCGAATTCCGAGAATGAATTGTTTGTTAGAAAATATACTGCAATGCAAAGGTCGGATACGTTTCTGAAAGAAGAACCAACAATCATCGGCAAATTGAAGTGA